A genomic region of Miscanthus floridulus cultivar M001 chromosome 3, ASM1932011v1, whole genome shotgun sequence contains the following coding sequences:
- the LOC136546945 gene encoding equilibrative nucleotide transporter 3-like isoform X1, which yields MAGSSSYSVLPGYQSELTMDNDDEQIGVAKTQGKYWGIFICWLLGNGCLFGFNGMLTIEDYYVYLFPKYHPTRIITLTYQPFVLATTAIFTYHEAKVNTRVRNLAGYMLFFLSSFGVIILDVLSSGSGGIAPFISVCIIAAAFGVADGHVQGGMTGDLSLMCPEFVQSFFAGIAASGAITAALRFFTKVAFENSRDGLRKGAMLFSSISCFFELLCVLLYTLVFPKLPIVKFYRSKAASEGSQTVTADLAAGGIKSLPNPLAEEDRVVERLSNKQLLHQNMDYALDMFLIYVLTLSIFPGFLAEDTGSHSLGSWYVLVLIASFNVSDLIGRYLPLIEQIKLTSRTGLLIAVITRFLLVPAFYFTAKYGDQGWMIMLTSLLGLSNGHLTVSVLTEAPKGYKGPEQNALGNLLVLFLLAGIFVGAVSDWLWLIGKGW from the exons ATGGCAGGCTCTTCGTCATACAGTGTTCTCCCT GGCTATCAGAGTGAACTGACCATGGACAACGATGATGAACAAATTGGAGTTGCTAAAACTCAG GGGAAGTATTGGGGCATTTTTATCTGCTGGCTTCTCGGAAATGGATGTCTATTTGGGTTCAATGGGATGCTTACAATTGAAGATTACTACGTGTACCTCTTCCCG AAGTACCATCCAACAAGAATTATTACTCTCACCTATCAGCCCTTTGTTCTCGCCACAACCGCCATATTCACGTATCACGAGGCAAAGGTCAATACTAGGGTGCGCAACTTGGCAGGATACATGCTATTCTTCTTGAGCTCATTTGGAGTGATCATT CTGGATGTTTTGTCTTCAGGAAGTGGTGGAATTGCCCCATTCATTAGTGTCTGTATCATTGCTGCTGCTTTTGGCGTAGCAGACGGTCATGTTCAAGGCGGAATGACTGGTGATCTGTCCCTGATGTGCCCAGAATTCGTCCAG TCCTTCTTTGCCGGCATAGCTGCATCAGGTGCAATAACCGCAGCATTAAGGTTCTTCACAAAAGTGGCTTTTGAGAATTCCAGAGATGGCCTGCGGAAAGGAGCTA TGCTGTTCTCTTCGATCTcatgcttctttgagcttctaTGCGTTCTACTTTATACTTTGGTATTCCCCAAGTTGCCAATTGTGAAATTCTACCGTTCAAAAGCTGCCTCTGAGGGGTCTCAGACAGTCACAGCTGACCTTGCTGCTGGAGGCATCAAAAGCCTGCCAAATCCATTG GCTGAGGAAGATCGTGTGGTTGAACGGTTGAGCAACAAGCAGTTGCTGCATCAGAACATGGACTATGCTCTGGACATGTTCCTGATCTATGTCCTGACACTGTCGATTTTCCCAGGGTTTTTGGCTGAAGACACTGGATCGCACAGCTTGGGTTCTTG GTACGTGCTTGTTTTGATTGCGAGCTTTAACGTGTCTGACCTGATCGGAAGATACCTGCCTCTGATCGAGCAAATCAAGCTGACATCCAGGACGGGGCTACTAATCGCAGTCATCACTAGATTCCTGCTCGTCCCCGCGTTCTACTTCACAGCAAAGTACGGTGACCAGGGCTGGATGATCATGTTAACGTCACTCCTTGGACTGAGCAACGGCCATCTCACCGTCTCCGTCCTCACCGAGGCACCCAAAGGCTATAAG GGACCAGAACAAAATGCTCTGGGGAACCTGCTAGTGCTTTTCCTCTTGGCAGGCATATTTGTTGGCGCTGTTTCTGATTGGTTGTGGCTCATAGGCAAAGGGTGGTGA
- the LOC136546945 gene encoding equilibrative nucleotide transporter 3-like isoform X3 has product MLTIEDYYVYLFPKYHPTRIITLTYQPFVLATTAIFTYHEAKVNTRVRNLAGYMLFFLSSFGVIILDVLSSGSGGIAPFISVCIIAAAFGVADGHVQGGMTGDLSLMCPEFVQSFFAGIAASGAITAALRFFTKVAFENSRDGLRKGAMLFSSISCFFELLCVLLYTLVFPKLPIVKFYRSKAASEGSQTVTADLAAGGIKSLPNPLAEEDRVVERLSNKQLLHQNMDYALDMFLIYVLTLSIFPGFLAEDTGSHSLGSWYVLVLIASFNVSDLIGRYLPLIEQIKLTSRTGLLIAVITRFLLVPAFYFTAKYGDQGWMIMLTSLLGLSNGHLTVSVLTEAPKGYKGPEQNALGNLLVLFLLAGIFVGAVSDWLWLIGKGW; this is encoded by the exons ATGCTTACAATTGAAGATTACTACGTGTACCTCTTCCCG AAGTACCATCCAACAAGAATTATTACTCTCACCTATCAGCCCTTTGTTCTCGCCACAACCGCCATATTCACGTATCACGAGGCAAAGGTCAATACTAGGGTGCGCAACTTGGCAGGATACATGCTATTCTTCTTGAGCTCATTTGGAGTGATCATT CTGGATGTTTTGTCTTCAGGAAGTGGTGGAATTGCCCCATTCATTAGTGTCTGTATCATTGCTGCTGCTTTTGGCGTAGCAGACGGTCATGTTCAAGGCGGAATGACTGGTGATCTGTCCCTGATGTGCCCAGAATTCGTCCAG TCCTTCTTTGCCGGCATAGCTGCATCAGGTGCAATAACCGCAGCATTAAGGTTCTTCACAAAAGTGGCTTTTGAGAATTCCAGAGATGGCCTGCGGAAAGGAGCTA TGCTGTTCTCTTCGATCTcatgcttctttgagcttctaTGCGTTCTACTTTATACTTTGGTATTCCCCAAGTTGCCAATTGTGAAATTCTACCGTTCAAAAGCTGCCTCTGAGGGGTCTCAGACAGTCACAGCTGACCTTGCTGCTGGAGGCATCAAAAGCCTGCCAAATCCATTG GCTGAGGAAGATCGTGTGGTTGAACGGTTGAGCAACAAGCAGTTGCTGCATCAGAACATGGACTATGCTCTGGACATGTTCCTGATCTATGTCCTGACACTGTCGATTTTCCCAGGGTTTTTGGCTGAAGACACTGGATCGCACAGCTTGGGTTCTTG GTACGTGCTTGTTTTGATTGCGAGCTTTAACGTGTCTGACCTGATCGGAAGATACCTGCCTCTGATCGAGCAAATCAAGCTGACATCCAGGACGGGGCTACTAATCGCAGTCATCACTAGATTCCTGCTCGTCCCCGCGTTCTACTTCACAGCAAAGTACGGTGACCAGGGCTGGATGATCATGTTAACGTCACTCCTTGGACTGAGCAACGGCCATCTCACCGTCTCCGTCCTCACCGAGGCACCCAAAGGCTATAAG GGACCAGAACAAAATGCTCTGGGGAACCTGCTAGTGCTTTTCCTCTTGGCAGGCATATTTGTTGGCGCTGTTTCTGATTGGTTGTGGCTCATAGGCAAAGGGTGGTGA
- the LOC136546945 gene encoding equilibrative nucleotide transporter 3-like isoform X2: MAGSSSYSVLPGYQSELTMDNDDEQIGVAKTQGKYWGIFICWLLGNGCLFGFNGMLTIEDYYVYLFPKYHPTRIITLTYQPFVLATTAIFTYHEAKVNTRVRNLAGYMLFFLSSFGVIILDVLSSGSGGIAPFISVCIIAAAFGVADGHVQGGMTGDLSLMCPEFVQSFFAGIAASGAITAALRFFTKVAFENSRDGLRKGAMLFSSISCFFELLCVLLYTLLKCNLMMLNFSPIGQAEEDRVVERLSNKQLLHQNMDYALDMFLIYVLTLSIFPGFLAEDTGSHSLGSWYVLVLIASFNVSDLIGRYLPLIEQIKLTSRTGLLIAVITRFLLVPAFYFTAKYGDQGWMIMLTSLLGLSNGHLTVSVLTEAPKGYKGPEQNALGNLLVLFLLAGIFVGAVSDWLWLIGKGW, translated from the exons ATGGCAGGCTCTTCGTCATACAGTGTTCTCCCT GGCTATCAGAGTGAACTGACCATGGACAACGATGATGAACAAATTGGAGTTGCTAAAACTCAG GGGAAGTATTGGGGCATTTTTATCTGCTGGCTTCTCGGAAATGGATGTCTATTTGGGTTCAATGGGATGCTTACAATTGAAGATTACTACGTGTACCTCTTCCCG AAGTACCATCCAACAAGAATTATTACTCTCACCTATCAGCCCTTTGTTCTCGCCACAACCGCCATATTCACGTATCACGAGGCAAAGGTCAATACTAGGGTGCGCAACTTGGCAGGATACATGCTATTCTTCTTGAGCTCATTTGGAGTGATCATT CTGGATGTTTTGTCTTCAGGAAGTGGTGGAATTGCCCCATTCATTAGTGTCTGTATCATTGCTGCTGCTTTTGGCGTAGCAGACGGTCATGTTCAAGGCGGAATGACTGGTGATCTGTCCCTGATGTGCCCAGAATTCGTCCAG TCCTTCTTTGCCGGCATAGCTGCATCAGGTGCAATAACCGCAGCATTAAGGTTCTTCACAAAAGTGGCTTTTGAGAATTCCAGAGATGGCCTGCGGAAAGGAGCTA TGCTGTTCTCTTCGATCTcatgcttctttgagcttctaTGCGTTCTACTTTATACTTTG CTgaaatgcaacctcatgatgctgAATTTCTCGCCGATTGGTCAGGCTGAGGAAGATCGTGTGGTTGAACGGTTGAGCAACAAGCAGTTGCTGCATCAGAACATGGACTATGCTCTGGACATGTTCCTGATCTATGTCCTGACACTGTCGATTTTCCCAGGGTTTTTGGCTGAAGACACTGGATCGCACAGCTTGGGTTCTTG GTACGTGCTTGTTTTGATTGCGAGCTTTAACGTGTCTGACCTGATCGGAAGATACCTGCCTCTGATCGAGCAAATCAAGCTGACATCCAGGACGGGGCTACTAATCGCAGTCATCACTAGATTCCTGCTCGTCCCCGCGTTCTACTTCACAGCAAAGTACGGTGACCAGGGCTGGATGATCATGTTAACGTCACTCCTTGGACTGAGCAACGGCCATCTCACCGTCTCCGTCCTCACCGAGGCACCCAAAGGCTATAAG GGACCAGAACAAAATGCTCTGGGGAACCTGCTAGTGCTTTTCCTCTTGGCAGGCATATTTGTTGGCGCTGTTTCTGATTGGTTGTGGCTCATAGGCAAAGGGTGGTGA